The Planctomycetaceae bacterium genome has a segment encoding these proteins:
- a CDS encoding ABC transporter permease yields the protein MRLTVKLLWAQYCRHWLRTLLALGALVTSVAMVVVFVGGQDITMAQAQMAAGRSAHALGSFDMVLYGAARAQMQADRMRMGPQAPRHPIKSELLTWLRDHRSVESMREYCQASVDTMALGASASAMPMNPMARMGMTWPLLASGDPEPPFPLERGKWVSDADANEVVIDYTMASRLAVVATTQPAAPPTPARGSPFGRTPEPPAGTLGTAFQITTTAGRQKVRIGGVIKLPVQNRTLAAMYVSNDAFQRLTGAPPATNRALLKLKNGVSQERFLDELVTAAHRLQQPIDVQTNSDFQSEAARMGGMAQRSGAGFFPLLRNAGMNLAILAAMFVIFSTLNIGLQERSRQLAMMRAVGMTRGGVVGLIAAEALVVATAGYLLGLLTGIFVMKWSVSQIPSLAGQDVPLHVGLWAALGALTAYGATAAAPIVPAIFASRRKPLESMSISPLLQSAGVPAWLVPVGLALVAVNPVVTLTEIVPETWRAPIALPISCLAAITGFALLLPFTIALCERVLSRAAALPLGLNHRLLARQLSAGLWRTVGCATALMVGLGLYVTVQIWGQSMLRPFVLSARSPDAVITVQPDGIAEESLAAVEKLPGVASGKVVAMIMQHPDVTDLPEHVMKADEVIKGVFARTVIYLGCDVHKLLDERDGMMQANFVRGRAKEAFARLEQGDACLLTDSFYNRAPEKYDVGQTIEMDSMGGATARLKYTIAGVIEIPGWQWLTKFSQMRSMGRVGGLVIVPTATAAAAYPGAAYKNFWLKMEDGRSPLDLELPIVRIADPNARVVLPSSRPANRGGGTNGGMMGGGPGGGGSGMGGMAGRGGGGRGRRGGMSGPPRLMIDSAASVTVTDMHAVTSALMNRAGGILDSLTTYPLMALGLSALAVVGTMMTSVRVRNWEIGILRGIGMTRWQLLRLILAEGVLIALVATVASLLFGTLISWTGIASSKEMWGVHATFVIPWDMLLYGIGATIALCLIAGVWPAINAACRQPLRLLQEGRSMN from the coding sequence ATGCGTTTGACGGTCAAACTGCTGTGGGCGCAGTATTGCCGGCATTGGCTGCGGACGCTGCTGGCGCTGGGGGCGCTGGTGACGTCGGTGGCGATGGTGGTAGTCTTCGTCGGCGGACAGGACATTACGATGGCCCAGGCGCAGATGGCCGCTGGGCGTTCCGCCCACGCCCTGGGGTCCTTCGACATGGTCCTCTATGGCGCCGCGCGGGCGCAGATGCAGGCGGATCGGATGCGCATGGGCCCTCAGGCGCCCCGACACCCGATCAAGTCCGAACTGCTGACGTGGCTGCGCGATCACCGCAGCGTCGAGAGCATGCGGGAGTATTGCCAGGCTAGCGTCGACACCATGGCTTTAGGCGCCAGTGCCAGCGCAATGCCGATGAATCCCATGGCAAGGATGGGGATGACGTGGCCTCTGCTGGCCTCGGGCGACCCGGAGCCGCCTTTCCCGCTGGAGCGGGGCAAGTGGGTCAGCGACGCGGATGCGAACGAGGTCGTGATCGATTATACGATGGCGTCACGTCTGGCGGTCGTGGCCACGACCCAGCCGGCAGCGCCGCCGACTCCCGCAAGGGGCTCTCCATTTGGCCGAACCCCCGAGCCTCCTGCCGGCACCCTGGGCACGGCGTTTCAGATTACCACCACCGCCGGCCGGCAGAAGGTGCGTATCGGCGGGGTCATCAAGCTGCCGGTGCAGAACCGCACCCTGGCGGCGATGTACGTTTCCAATGACGCCTTCCAGCGGTTGACCGGGGCGCCGCCGGCCACCAATCGCGCATTGCTCAAGCTCAAGAATGGCGTCTCTCAGGAGCGGTTCCTGGACGAGTTGGTGACGGCCGCCCACAGGCTCCAGCAACCTATCGACGTCCAGACCAACAGCGACTTTCAGAGCGAAGCGGCGCGCATGGGGGGCATGGCGCAGCGGTCGGGCGCGGGATTCTTCCCGCTGCTGCGCAACGCGGGGATGAACCTGGCGATTCTGGCGGCGATGTTCGTGATATTCAGCACGCTCAATATCGGGCTGCAGGAGCGCTCGCGGCAGTTGGCGATGATGCGGGCGGTGGGGATGACGCGCGGCGGGGTGGTGGGGCTGATCGCCGCCGAGGCACTGGTGGTGGCGACGGCAGGATACCTGCTGGGATTGTTGACAGGCATTTTCGTGATGAAATGGAGCGTCTCGCAGATCCCCTCGCTGGCGGGGCAGGACGTACCGCTGCACGTCGGGCTCTGGGCGGCGCTGGGGGCGCTGACGGCCTATGGCGCCACGGCGGCTGCGCCGATCGTTCCGGCGATATTTGCCTCGCGTCGCAAACCGCTGGAGAGCATGAGCATTTCGCCGCTGCTGCAGTCGGCGGGCGTTCCGGCGTGGCTGGTCCCGGTGGGGCTGGCGCTGGTCGCGGTCAATCCGGTGGTGACGCTGACGGAGATCGTCCCTGAGACGTGGCGCGCCCCGATCGCCCTGCCGATCAGTTGCCTGGCAGCGATCACGGGTTTTGCCTTGCTGCTGCCCTTTACGATCGCGCTGTGCGAGCGGGTATTGTCCCGGGCGGCGGCCTTGCCGCTGGGGCTGAATCACCGCCTGCTGGCGCGGCAGCTCAGCGCGGGGCTGTGGCGCACCGTCGGGTGCGCGACGGCCCTGATGGTGGGCCTGGGGCTGTACGTCACGGTGCAGATCTGGGGGCAGTCGATGCTCAGGCCCTTCGTGCTCAGCGCCCGCAGCCCCGACGCCGTGATCACCGTGCAGCCCGACGGGATTGCGGAGGAGTCGCTGGCGGCCGTGGAAAAACTGCCGGGCGTGGCGTCGGGGAAAGTGGTGGCGATGATCATGCAGCATCCGGACGTGACGGACTTGCCCGAGCACGTGATGAAGGCCGACGAGGTCATCAAGGGTGTCTTCGCCCGGACGGTGATCTACCTCGGCTGCGATGTCCATAAGCTGCTCGACGAGCGCGATGGGATGATGCAGGCCAATTTCGTACGTGGCAGGGCGAAGGAGGCCTTCGCCCGGCTGGAGCAGGGCGACGCGTGTCTGCTCACCGATAGCTTCTACAACCGCGCCCCGGAGAAGTACGACGTCGGCCAGACGATCGAGATGGATTCAATGGGCGGGGCGACGGCGCGACTGAAATACACCATCGCAGGGGTGATCGAAATTCCCGGTTGGCAGTGGCTGACGAAGTTTTCGCAGATGCGTTCGATGGGTCGCGTCGGCGGGCTGGTGATTGTTCCGACGGCCACGGCGGCGGCGGCGTATCCCGGCGCGGCGTACAAGAACTTCTGGCTGAAGATGGAAGACGGCAGAAGCCCGCTGGATCTGGAACTGCCGATCGTGCGGATCGCCGATCCCAACGCCAGAGTGGTCCTGCCGTCATCGCGACCGGCCAACAGGGGCGGCGGCACAAACGGGGGGATGATGGGCGGCGGCCCGGGTGGGGGTGGAAGCGGGATGGGCGGTATGGCCGGGCGGGGCGGGGGCGGACGGGGCCGGCGCGGCGGCATGAGCGGCCCACCGCGGTTGATGATTGACAGCGCCGCTTCGGTCACGGTGACAGATATGCACGCCGTCACCAGCGCCCTGATGAACCGCGCCGGCGGGATCCTCGACAGCCTCACGACCTATCCGCTGATGGCGCTGGGTCTGTCGGCGCTGGCGGTGGTAGGGACGATGATGACGTCGGTGCGCGTGCGCAACTGGGAGATCGGAATCCTGCGCGGAATCGGAATGACGCGATGGCAACTGCTGAGGCTGATCCTGGCCGAGGGCGTGCTGATCGCCCTGGTGGCCACGGTGGCCAGCCTGCTGTTTGGGACTTTGATTTCGTGGACGGGCATCGCCTCCAGCAAGGAGATGTGGGGTGTACACGCCACGTTTGTGATTCCCTGGGATATGTTGCTTTACGGCATCGGCGCCACGATCGCGCTTTGCCTGATCGCCGGCGTGTGGCCGGCGATCAACGCTGCCTGCCGACAGCCCCTGAGGCTGCTGCAGGAAGGAAGGAGCATGAACTGA
- a CDS encoding prenyltransferase/squalene oxidase repeat-containing protein gives MTITDSISNRRSGVAAALLLAALSVSMTGCSSAKSGKSSAATAPARTSASQPAPAGAAWRGVANLPESALDAAHRAKAQALLDAGAMYLLRQRQGDGSWSTGRSTAAPPITAMVLKALVQHPGYGVEHPAVKRAYEVLLTFKQSDGGVYVAEEGGSSYTSAVALMALAAAKSPEYASHVKDLTAYLKSLQIVAGAESTDGKAIAADDPNVGGLGYAKGAASGDLSVVGMWMEALHEAGVPADDPAMQQAMAFISRLQNNTETNRMDWASQGSNDGGFVYRFPKDAQGARSYGTMTYTGFKSFLYAGVKRDDPRVRAAFDWIRKYWRLDANPNMPQAQSQAGLYYYYHVFAKALRAWGQDVITDPEGAGHNWRHELIDHLAQRVRKDGSWVNNSDRWWEGHPVLATSFAMLALEEALKAPTQP, from the coding sequence ATGACAATCACTGACAGCATCTCGAACCGGCGGTCGGGCGTGGCGGCGGCGTTGCTGCTGGCGGCCTTGAGCGTGAGCATGACCGGGTGCAGCAGCGCCAAGTCGGGCAAGAGTTCCGCGGCCACCGCGCCCGCTCGGACAAGCGCGTCGCAGCCGGCGCCGGCGGGCGCGGCGTGGCGCGGCGTGGCGAACCTGCCCGAGTCGGCCTTGGACGCCGCCCACCGCGCCAAGGCCCAGGCGTTGCTCGACGCCGGCGCGATGTACCTGCTCCGCCAGCGCCAGGGCGACGGGAGTTGGTCGACCGGGCGCAGCACCGCGGCTCCGCCGATCACGGCGATGGTGCTCAAGGCCCTGGTGCAGCATCCGGGCTATGGCGTGGAACATCCGGCGGTGAAACGCGCCTACGAGGTTTTGCTGACATTCAAGCAGTCTGACGGGGGAGTGTATGTCGCTGAGGAAGGCGGATCGAGCTACACCTCCGCCGTGGCGCTGATGGCGCTGGCGGCGGCGAAAAGTCCCGAGTACGCCTCCCACGTGAAGGATTTGACGGCCTACCTCAAGAGCCTGCAGATCGTGGCCGGCGCCGAGTCGACTGACGGTAAAGCCATCGCCGCGGACGACCCGAACGTGGGGGGGCTGGGGTACGCCAAGGGGGCGGCCTCGGGCGACCTGAGCGTGGTGGGGATGTGGATGGAAGCCCTTCACGAGGCGGGCGTGCCGGCCGACGACCCGGCGATGCAGCAGGCGATGGCCTTCATCAGCCGCCTGCAGAACAACACCGAGACCAACAGGATGGACTGGGCGTCGCAGGGCTCCAACGACGGGGGGTTCGTCTACCGGTTCCCCAAGGACGCCCAGGGCGCCCGCAGCTACGGCACGATGACGTATACCGGTTTCAAGTCGTTCCTCTATGCCGGCGTGAAGCGCGACGACCCGCGGGTGCGGGCGGCCTTCGACTGGATCCGCAAGTACTGGCGGCTGGACGCCAACCCCAACATGCCCCAGGCGCAGTCGCAGGCGGGGCTGTATTACTACTACCACGTCTTCGCCAAGGCGTTGCGGGCCTGGGGCCAGGACGTCATCACCGACCCGGAAGGGGCCGGGCACAACTGGCGGCACGAACTGATCGACCACCTGGCCCAGCGCGTGCGCAAGGATGGAAGCTGGGTCAATAACTCCGACCGCTGGTGG